The following coding sequences are from one Cygnus olor isolate bCygOlo1 chromosome 2, bCygOlo1.pri.v2, whole genome shotgun sequence window:
- the CIDEA gene encoding cell death activator CIDE-A: MEAARGYVGSAVRSLVSMGASVGAVTKQTLFPPLMRAGRPFRVSNASRSSRKGIVASSLQELISKTLEAFLITTGVVTLVLEEDGTVVDTEEFFRSLDDNTHFMVLEKGQKWTQTRNGVVPARQKKKMGVANITFDLYKLNPKDFIGCLNVKATFYEIYSVSYDIKCMGAKNVLRKVLQLMSHAAQITGQFLLYTGTYMLQLMDEI; encoded by the exons ATGGAGGCGGCGAGGGGCTACGTGGGCTCGGCGGTGCG aTCTTTGGTATCCATGGGAGCATCTGTGGGAGCAGTAACAAAACAGACCCTGTTCCCTCCTCTCATGCGTGCAGGGCGACCTTTCCGTGTGTCAAATGCCTCCAGGAGCAGCCGGAAAGGAATTGTTGCGAGCAGTCTGCAAGAACTCATCAGCAAG ACTTTAGAAGCCTTCCTTATAACCACTGGAGTCGTGACTCTGGTTTTGGAAGAAGATGGCACGGTTGTGGACACAGAAGAGTTCTTTCGGTCCCTGGATGATAACACACACTTCATGGTTctagaaaaaggacagaaatggaCCCAA ACAAGAAATGGAGTCGTCCCTgcaagacaaaagaagaaaatgggagtAGCTAACATCACATTCGATCTGTACAAGCTGAACCCTAAGGATTTTATTGGCTGCTTAAATGTGAAGGCAACTTTTTATGAGATCTACTCAGTGTCATATGACATCAAATGTATGGGAGCAAAAAATGTACTGCG GAAGGTGCTTCAGCTCATGTCCCACGCGGCACAAATAACTGGACAGTTTCTTCTCTACACTGGAACATACATGTTGCAGCTGATGGATGAAATATGA